In Rubrivirga marina, the following are encoded in one genomic region:
- a CDS encoding 4Fe-4S binding protein, with the protein MPDLPLYNARADADLALFSNPAFRPTGVQKLGLALVGLGLAAFVVALASPFGAAHPVPFALAAFGGLGLGGVVYGLGGLAAPAGVRNEGTMVSSNEARGAVGWAIGLALTALYVVLYFWPAGLAGLLPLADPLSRLMRDQPATLGNGGQWFLYTTLYTLAVAVMGVRALVRYRHSRYHVIRTLSVMFFQTVLAFALPFFLVTLQQPELYVHYTWPLDYDLFFPWRVAELRAEGQLGVAMLVWGVVMIAVATPVLTYFFGKRWYCSWVCGCGGLAETAGDPYRHLSDKSLGAWKLERWLVHGVLATITAATLLLWVAAVAEVGWLDAVAETVSWLYGLLIGSIFAGVVGVGFYPLLGSRVWCRFGCPMAAILGLQQRFFSRFRITTNGGQCISCGQCSAYCEMGIDVKWYAQRGQNVVRASCVGCGVCATVCPRGVLRLENGPDVGGASRAGRPVNNLIEDLDILA; encoded by the coding sequence GTGCCCGACCTCCCGCTCTACAACGCCCGCGCCGACGCCGACCTCGCGCTGTTCTCGAACCCGGCGTTCCGCCCGACCGGCGTCCAGAAGCTCGGGCTCGCACTCGTCGGCCTCGGGTTGGCGGCGTTCGTGGTCGCCCTGGCGAGCCCGTTCGGCGCGGCGCACCCCGTGCCGTTCGCGCTCGCGGCGTTCGGGGGGCTCGGCCTCGGCGGCGTCGTGTATGGGCTCGGTGGGCTGGCGGCGCCGGCGGGCGTGCGGAACGAGGGGACGATGGTCTCCTCGAACGAGGCGCGCGGCGCCGTCGGCTGGGCGATCGGGCTGGCGCTAACGGCGCTGTACGTCGTCCTGTACTTCTGGCCGGCCGGGCTGGCGGGGCTCCTGCCGCTCGCCGACCCGCTGTCGCGGTTGATGCGCGACCAGCCGGCGACGCTCGGCAACGGCGGGCAGTGGTTTCTCTACACGACGCTCTACACCCTCGCCGTCGCCGTGATGGGCGTGCGCGCGCTGGTTCGGTACCGCCACAGCCGATATCACGTGATCCGGACGCTGAGCGTGATGTTCTTCCAGACCGTCCTCGCGTTCGCGCTGCCCTTCTTCCTCGTGACGCTCCAGCAGCCCGAGCTGTACGTCCACTACACGTGGCCGCTGGACTACGACCTGTTCTTCCCGTGGAGGGTGGCCGAGCTGCGGGCTGAGGGCCAACTCGGCGTGGCGATGCTGGTGTGGGGCGTCGTGATGATCGCCGTCGCCACGCCGGTGCTGACGTACTTCTTCGGGAAGCGGTGGTACTGCTCGTGGGTGTGCGGCTGCGGCGGCCTCGCCGAGACCGCCGGCGACCCGTACCGCCACCTGTCCGACAAGAGCCTCGGCGCGTGGAAGCTCGAGCGCTGGCTGGTCCACGGCGTGCTGGCGACGATCACGGCGGCGACGCTCTTGCTGTGGGTCGCCGCCGTCGCCGAGGTGGGCTGGCTCGACGCTGTCGCGGAGACGGTCTCGTGGCTCTACGGCCTGCTCATCGGGTCGATCTTCGCGGGCGTCGTGGGCGTCGGGTTCTACCCGCTCCTCGGGAGCCGCGTGTGGTGCCGGTTCGGATGTCCGATGGCGGCGATCCTCGGGCTCCAGCAGCGGTTCTTCTCGCGCTTCCGCATCACGACGAACGGCGGCCAGTGCATCTCGTGCGGCCAGTGCTCGGCCTACTGCGAGATGGGGATCGACGTAAAGTGGTACGCACAGCGCGGGCAGAACGTGGTCCGCGCGTCGTGCGTCGGCTGCGGGGTCTGCGCGACGGTGTGCCCGCGCGGCGTGCTCCGCCTCGAGAACGGACCGGACGTAGGAGGCGCCAGCCGGGCGGGTCGGCCGGTGAACAACCTGATCGAGGACCTCGACATTTTGGCCTGA
- a CDS encoding c-type cytochrome yields the protein MRLLVPLVGFALLVLAAYAPGPTPAAPEAAPADSSQWENLQVLPDSISRDALIGMMRGFTEALGVRCDHCHARGGEGPPDFPSDANPHKEVAREMMRMTWQLNREALPAIEGLHEAEGARVTCYTCHRGAARPATAPPAEAEPAEHDHGEGSSPGDSN from the coding sequence ATGCGCCTCCTCGTTCCGCTCGTCGGCTTCGCCCTCCTCGTCCTCGCGGCCTACGCCCCTGGCCCCACACCCGCCGCCCCCGAGGCGGCCCCGGCCGACTCGTCGCAGTGGGAGAACCTCCAGGTCCTCCCGGACTCGATCTCGCGCGACGCCCTCATCGGGATGATGCGGGGGTTCACCGAAGCCCTCGGGGTCCGCTGCGACCACTGCCACGCGCGAGGGGGGGAGGGGCCGCCCGACTTTCCGTCGGACGCGAATCCTCATAAGGAGGTCGCCCGCGAGATGATGCGGATGACGTGGCAACTCAACCGCGAGGCGCTGCCGGCCATCGAGGGGCTCCACGAGGCCGAAGGGGCGCGCGTGACGTGCTACACGTGTCATCGCGGCGCCGCCCGCCCGGCCACCGCTCCGCCCGCGGAAGCGGAGCCCGCCGAGCACGACCATGGGGAGGGATCTTCGCCCGGCGACTC
- a CDS encoding NAD(P)/FAD-dependent oxidoreductase codes for MHVVIVGNGIAGVTAARHVRKADAEAHVTLVSDETATPFARTALMYVYMGVLTRSHTALYEERFWAENRIDRVVDRALALDPDRQRLALRNGGDLAYDRLLIATGSVPFLPDWPGAGLDGVQGLYHLQDLNRMEAATVEVERAAVVGGGLIGVELAEMLRTRGVDVTFLVREERYLPRVFSEAESALVADAIRAHGVDLRLGAEVDRVEGQGRAEAVVTADAERIPAGFVGVGTGVRPNVGWLGDAVEADRGVLVDAALRTSAANVWAAGDCAQLREPPVGARAVEPIWYTARLQGATAGLGMAGRPLAYAPGVFFNSAKFFDLEWQVYGATSTDGDDWEWTDGRRGLRIRHADGAVRGVSALGVRLRQAVCTQWVEEEWALDRALTDLDAARFDPEFAPALTL; via the coding sequence ATGCACGTCGTCATCGTCGGGAACGGGATCGCGGGGGTGACGGCCGCCCGGCACGTCCGCAAGGCCGACGCCGAGGCCCACGTCACGCTCGTCTCCGACGAGACCGCGACGCCGTTCGCGCGGACGGCGCTGATGTACGTCTACATGGGCGTGCTCACCCGCTCGCACACGGCGCTCTACGAGGAGCGGTTCTGGGCCGAGAACCGGATCGACCGCGTGGTCGACCGCGCGCTCGCGCTCGACCCCGATCGCCAGCGGCTCGCGCTCCGCAACGGCGGCGACCTCGCGTACGACCGTCTTCTCATTGCGACGGGCTCCGTCCCGTTCCTTCCTGACTGGCCCGGGGCGGGTCTCGACGGCGTACAGGGCCTCTACCATCTCCAGGACCTCAACCGGATGGAAGCGGCGACGGTGGAGGTCGAGCGCGCCGCCGTCGTCGGCGGCGGGCTGATCGGCGTGGAGCTGGCCGAGATGCTTCGCACCCGCGGCGTCGACGTGACGTTTCTCGTTCGGGAGGAGCGGTACCTGCCGCGCGTGTTCTCGGAGGCGGAGAGCGCGCTCGTCGCCGACGCGATCCGGGCGCACGGCGTGGACCTCCGCCTCGGCGCCGAGGTGGACCGGGTCGAAGGCCAGGGGAGGGCGGAAGCGGTAGTCACAGCCGACGCCGAGCGGATTCCAGCCGGCTTCGTCGGCGTCGGGACGGGCGTCCGGCCGAACGTCGGGTGGCTCGGGGACGCCGTCGAGGCGGACCGGGGCGTGCTCGTGGACGCGGCGCTGCGGACGTCGGCAGCGAACGTCTGGGCGGCGGGCGACTGCGCCCAGCTCCGCGAGCCGCCGGTGGGCGCGAGGGCCGTCGAGCCGATCTGGTATACGGCCCGGCTCCAGGGCGCGACGGCGGGACTCGGGATGGCGGGGCGCCCGCTCGCCTACGCGCCCGGCGTCTTTTTCAACTCGGCCAAGTTCTTCGACCTCGAGTGGCAGGTCTATGGCGCGACGTCCACCGACGGCGACGACTGGGAGTGGACCGACGGCCGACGGGGCCTCCGGATCCGGCACGCCGACGGCGCCGTCCGCGGCGTGAGCGCGCTCGGCGTTCGGCTTCGTCAGGCCGTCTGCACGCAGTGGGTCGAGGAGGAATGGGCCCTCGACCGCGCCCTCACCGACCTCGACGCCGCCCGCTTCGACCCCGAGTTCGCCCCCGCCCTCACCCTCTGA